Proteins from one Oscillospiraceae bacterium genomic window:
- a CDS encoding TetR/AcrR family transcriptional regulator encodes MVDKDLKERIKEVAVEHFNRTGYYGTTIRNIASDVNCSLPMIYYYYKNKKELFDEIIKKDYFNLLKRQALLLKINNIIDFYTKFVYDLNDLSNYDKQVYRLGIKVYLSFDGDEELMKLMDEWEKTILPRHYKILQPYLMNTNNDTVITRTLVHLLETMIENIIVKNRYLSEKEIREEIDVVLRGCE; translated from the coding sequence ATGGTCGATAAAGATTTAAAAGAGCGAATTAAAGAAGTGGCTGTTGAGCATTTCAACAGAACAGGATACTATGGAACAACCATACGCAACATAGCAAGCGATGTGAATTGTTCCTTGCCGATGATTTATTATTATTACAAGAATAAAAAAGAATTGTTTGATGAAATTATAAAAAAAGATTATTTTAATCTTTTAAAAAGGCAAGCTTTGCTCTTGAAAATCAACAATATAATAGATTTTTATACGAAGTTCGTATATGATCTGAACGACCTGAGCAACTATGATAAACAAGTTTACCGACTTGGTATCAAGGTTTATCTGTCCTTTGACGGAGATGAGGAACTAATGAAACTCATGGATGAGTGGGAAAAGACCATACTTCCCAGACACTATAAAATTCTGCAGCCATATCTGATGAATACGAATAACGATACGGTAATTACTCGAACTCTGGTGCACTTATTGGAAACAATGATCGAAAACATCATCGTGAAAAATAGATATCTGTCTGAAAAAGAGATTCGGGAAGAAATCGATGTTGTCCTTCGCGGATGCGAATAA
- a CDS encoding MFS transporter: MDKKAFMKKAALGFILLMGIVSLFSDMTHEGAASILGDFLSLAGASAAAIGFVSGLGELIGYSLRLVTGWITDRTKKYWLLTVLGYLIDCMAIPALALVGRGGWLLACMLIVVQRAGKAIKKPAKDTILSFATSQTGAGKGFAIQEFLDQIGAFLGPVLLFIVMLLNKSKDHFTTYKICFAILGIPAIITVILLLIAKQRYPNPEEFEPAAKETVPFRMNRSFILYIIAISLFAAGFLDFTMITMHTARTGLISTDTLPLIYAGAMAVDAFSALFFGWLFDKRGIRVLMLSTLISAPFAILIFSVTSRWALFLGVALWGIGMGAQESILKAAVSSIVPKQSRSSGFGIFQTAFGICWFLGSWMMGVLYDLSPMWLVIFSVVMQCAALPFFWMSDLTHSFKPTK, translated from the coding sequence ATGGATAAAAAAGCATTTATGAAAAAGGCAGCTTTGGGTTTTATTTTATTAATGGGTATCGTAAGCTTGTTTTCCGATATGACCCACGAAGGAGCGGCAAGTATACTTGGAGATTTTCTTAGTCTTGCAGGAGCTTCCGCTGCGGCCATAGGCTTTGTGTCCGGTCTTGGTGAGCTTATAGGCTATTCCCTTCGGCTCGTCACCGGTTGGATAACGGACAGGACGAAAAAATACTGGCTGTTGACCGTTTTGGGTTATCTGATAGACTGTATGGCTATTCCCGCGTTGGCTCTGGTCGGGCGCGGCGGCTGGCTGCTGGCATGTATGCTGATTGTTGTGCAGCGCGCAGGTAAGGCCATCAAGAAACCTGCGAAGGATACGATATTATCCTTCGCCACATCGCAAACCGGTGCCGGAAAGGGTTTTGCCATACAGGAGTTCCTTGATCAGATCGGCGCGTTTCTCGGACCGGTTCTGCTCTTTATAGTTATGCTCCTGAATAAAAGCAAAGATCATTTTACCACGTATAAAATCTGTTTTGCAATACTCGGTATTCCCGCCATAATAACCGTAATTTTACTGCTGATCGCAAAACAGCGTTATCCGAATCCGGAAGAATTCGAACCTGCCGCGAAAGAAACTGTACCTTTCAGAATGAACCGTTCGTTTATTCTTTATATCATCGCCATCAGCTTATTTGCCGCCGGCTTTCTGGATTTTACTATGATAACTATGCATACCGCCCGGACCGGACTCATTTCTACTGATACATTACCGCTGATTTATGCGGGAGCTATGGCAGTGGACGCTTTTTCCGCTCTCTTTTTCGGATGGCTGTTTGATAAACGCGGTATCAGAGTTTTGATGTTATCCACTCTTATTTCTGCGCCGTTTGCTATTCTGATTTTCTCGGTTACGTCGCGATGGGCGCTGTTTCTCGGTGTCGCATTATGGGGTATCGGCATGGGGGCGCAGGAATCAATACTAAAAGCTGCTGTGTCAAGTATCGTACCAAAGCAAAGCCGTTCCTCCGGTTTCGGTATTTTCCAGACTGCTTTTGGTATATGTTGGTTTCTGGGAAGCTGGATGATGGGCGTTCTTTATGATTTATCGCCCATGTGGCTGGTAATATTTTCAGTGGTTATGCAGTGCGCGGCACTTCCGTTTTTCTGGATGTCAGACCTTACCCACAGTTTTAAGCCAACTAAATAA